Within Coregonus clupeaformis isolate EN_2021a unplaced genomic scaffold, ASM2061545v1 scaf1581, whole genome shotgun sequence, the genomic segment tgagtcgctctggctaagagcgtctgctaaatgacgttaatgtgcccttgagcaaggcacttaaccctaattgctcctgtaagtcgctctggataagagcgtctgctaaatgactaaaatgtaaatgtaaaaatgtaagtagCAGAGGGTGATGCAATGACAGAACATGGAGGACAGTTACAGTACGGGGCCATTCACACACCGCTGGACCAAACTCCCCAAAGAAGACATCCATTGTGGGTGTGACGTCCCAGCGTCTAAGATAGATCCAATGGAGATGACTGGGCAGGAAGTGTATCAGAGTTCTATAGGAATTGGTAATGGTCTGAGTTAGGAGGGCCAGCAGACAAGGATTCACACACACCTTGCGTAAGTACGTGTTAGTGGGACTAGGGCCCCATCTACTGGCATTCATGTGTATTACACCTTAAAAAActgttgtttggatcctggatgcggATACGACAAGCAGCGTTCCGTGCTGTATACTCGTACTATATTCTGCACAATGCAATAAGATAGGGAGGAGTTTGTATCCACGACGATAACCCTGGTGTCTGGTCTCCGTGGAGATGGCCAGAGTTCAGGTTTTCATTACATTAAGGGATCTGGTGTTGGTAGTGATTCTGCTATGGACTGCCACACCCACAGATGGGGGAGGTGAGCAACAACCATCATTACAGTCGGTCTTAGTTGACCTGTCTttaccttctgtctgtctgtctctgtctctgtctctgtctgtctcaaaaAAACTAAATTCCAAAATGATCGCTAGCCACTGGCGTAACAGTTTCTCTGGGCCCAACCAAGTAGACTACCGGTCGCTGTCCATAGTGCTGAAATTGCAACATGTCTATGCGGCTGCATGCCTATAGAATCGATGATAGGCTTTTTAAAGGTGCCAGGACATGGCTTTGCTTTAGCTAGTGGTTTACTTCCTGTGATAAAGTTTTAAAATGACTAGAACTATTCAAAACAGAGGTCATAATGATGTCATTAAACCAATAGAGTCATTCCAATGATAATCAGATGACAATGAAACAATTTAGCTGAAATCTAACATGGTCAAAAGCTTCAGGGAAGAATGCAGTTGTAAAAATATAGTTTGCATGTTTGTAAATGTGTAAAACAAAACATTGCAATCAACTATCCAAGCAGCTAATGGCTCAAATCTCTCTGGTGTAATCAATTAGTCAAGATAGGAACAAAATAATGCCTCTTAACACTAGACAACTGGCATGATCAGGGATCATGAACAATTTCTTGAAAAATGCAAGTAAATCCAGATTATAGACAGACATGTCTTCTTTGCCTTACAAATACTATCTTATTTAAACTTGATTGCTAGAACGGGCTGCTTGTATTGCTTCTGTGATGAGAGAAAAGTGAGAGACAAACACAGTCTGAACTTGAGCCCTTGTAAGAGGCAAGAGAAATGACAAAACTTAATCTGGTTTTTCATCCTCAACTTTCTGTAGCTTTTTCCAGCCAGCCTTCTTAGCCTGCAGCCTCTCTTGCCTCTGCAGCAGCCTCTTCTTGGTATGAAATGTTGAAAACGTAGTAGCATTTGAACAATGCTGCCAGGCCAGACAGGAAAGTGGCCTGTGTCCCCTCACTTATGACTTGGCCTTCCATGTTGACCATCCAGGGTCCACTGGTCAGAGTTTCAACTGAAACCAAAGATCAATAACCGTTAAACATTTACAATAAACATCTACTGAAATAAGTGCTTCTCTACCTAAACCAACATCAGTTAAGATTGTGCTGAGGTACAACAAAGATTACATTCAAAGTGCTTGtcactgtgagtgagtgagtgagtgagtgagtgagtgagtgagtgagtgagtgagtgagtgagtgagtgagtgagtgagtgagtgagtgagtgagtgagtgagtgcaagAGGGAAAGAATACATACCCAGCTCCCAGGTAGGGTCTGACTCCCAGGTAGGGTCTGACTCCCAGGTATGGTCTGACTCCCAGGTAGGGTCTGACTCCCAGGTAGGGTCTGACTCCCAGGTAGGGTCTGACTCCCAGGTAGGGTCTGACTCCCAGGTAGGGTCTGACTCCCAGGTAGGGTCTGACTCCCAGGTAGGGTCTGACTCCCAGGTAGGGTCCGACTCCCAGGTAGGGTCTGACTCCCAGGTAGGGTCCGACTCCCAGGTAGGGTCCGACTCCCAGGTAGGGTCCGACTCCCAGGTAGGGTCTGACTCCCAGGTAGGGTCCGACTCCCAGGTAGGGTCCGACTCCCAGGTAGGGTCTGACTCCCAGGTAGGGTCCGACTCCCAGGTAGGGTCTGACTCCCAGGTAGGGTCCGACTCCCAGGTAGGGTCCGACTCCCAGGTAGGGTCTGACTCCCAGGTAGGGTCTGACTCCCAGGTAGGGTCTGACTCCCAGGTAGGGTCCGACTCCCAGGTAGGGTCCGACTCCCAGGTAGGGTCTGACTCCCAGGTAGGGTCCGACTCCCAGGTAGGGTCCGACTCCCAGGTAGGGTCTGACTCCCAGGTAGGGTCCGACTCCCAGGTAGGGTCCGACTCCCAGGTAGGGTCTGACTCCCAGGTAGGGTCCGACTCCCAGGTAGGGTCTATGGGAGTGAcctactgagtaaagtatttgtcatcattCAATTTCAGCGAATCACACGACTGCGAGGCAAGACACATATGGAAGACACATACGGTGGACGGTTAGGGGCAAGAGGTTGTGAGAGATGATTGGTTGGTAGATTAAGCCTATTATACCAATGCCTATTCGTCAGGAGTTTCTCCCGGTATTTCTATTTGCTAACGAAGGCCAAGTTTGACATGTTGGTCCAGCAGACCCTTTGCAcatttgggcggaagtgtctgggaacgagattacACTGTTCACAACCAATGCATTGATACAACTGTAATTTAtacgtgtcacgccctggctctgggactctgttatgttgagccagggtgtgtagtttctatgtgtttgtgttctaggttctttatctagctcatgtgtttctgtgttggccggggtggttctcaatcagaggcaacgagtgtcagctgttgcttgttgtctctgattgggaaccatacttaggctgcctgttttccacagtgttttgtgggatcgtgttccgtgttggttttgtgttgtaaaccaaggacttcacgtatcgttttgttgttttgttcgtgtgggtgaatataaataaaagtatgttcgcatatcacgctgcgccttggtccactgtgtttgacgatcgtgacagaagatcccacctcgactgggtcaagcagcgtgaggaggagagaggttggacttgggagcagaggatggagagtctggcgagagccatggaggccatatccacgggggagagacaagcccaatacatttttaggggggggctcacaccgtggacgacggggctgctggaggcagataaggggcgagttagtggacgaggagagaaggccactgggttacgggagccattggcgagtagagggaaggaaaatgtagaggcacggcgagaggtactgaggtgtgttgccagtctggtccggcccgttcctgttccccgggtaaggccagtggtgtgtgttcccagtgcggttcggcctgttcctgtccctcgcaccaagcctgtgatgcgcgtcgccagcccggtccggcctgttcctgcctctcgcaccaagccaatggtgcgcgtcgccagcccggcccggcctgttcctactccccacaccaagccaatggtgcgcgtcgccagcccggcccggcctgttcctgctccccgcaccaagccaatgttgcgcgtcgccagcccggcccggcctgttcctgctacccgcaccaagccaggggtgcgcgtcgccagcccggcccggcctgtttctgccaATGGTGTGcggcgccagcccggtccggcccgttcctgctccccgcaccaagccaggggtgcgcgtcgtcagcccggtcttgcccattcctgctccccgcaccaagcctgtggtgcgcatcgtcagcccggtccggcccgttcctgctccccgcaccaagcctgcggtgcgcgtcgtcagtccggcacagcccgtgcctgggtcaccggtgcctggtctttTGAACTCCGCTGTGCCTCCCTCGCATATTCGCCCCGTTGTCATACCCCTGCCCTCTCATGTCCATGATGGCGATGCCATGTTTCTGTAGTTTTGAGATGAGCAACTCGGTCATGCCCGCACCCATTGCGTCAAGCAGTTCACTAAACTCCAGGAAGTGCTCTCTCGTGCGCACTGACCCATCATCCTCGGTTGAAACAAAACGCGCCGCCATGGTCATCTGCTCTGTTTTGCTCTTGTCTGGTGTGCAGTCCAAAATTATAGAAAAATATTTGGCTGCTTTTAGATCACTGCACACTGTCTGCTGGATCTCTTGTGCCAGCATGTCAATGATTTCGTTCTGGATTATTTTACCGAGGTAGTGCACATGTATTTCTTTGGACTGTACTCTCCTTACATGCTCCTTCATGACTCCATCAAAGATACCCAGCATTTCCACAAACTTGAGAAAGTTCCTATTATTTGGCTCGTTCAGCCTATCGGTGGTCCCACGTAACGCAATGTTCTGGGTGGCCATTACGCGTATCAGGGCTATGAGCCTCTGCATCACCTGCTGCCAGTGGAGAGGCTCTCCGTCAATAGCCCGTTGGGCTTGGGCATCGATAGTTTGCTTGGACACCAGCCTGATCTCCAGCTCCTTCCACCTTTAGAAACTATCTAGGTGGTCATGCGACTTCTCATGCGAGCTGAGGAGGTGGCACAGATTCTTCCAGTTCCTGGTTCCATCCCTGACCAGCGCAGATTTGCACTCCTGTGAAAAAAGCTTGCAGCAAAAACAGAAGGCTGCATCTTTTTGCTTGGAATAGACAAGCCATGGTCTCTCCACTCAATCCCCGTTCGCCATCCTCCTATTGTAGTGGGCAACCGAAAACTTTCGTTGCCCCTCATCTCTTGGGAAATTCCCCTCTTTATCCTGATGTGGCCCAGCCTGCACTAACATATCCCGTAAAGATCCATTCTTATATTTTGGCTACTCACCGGGATCTTTTATGTTTTTTGTCTGGGAGTTGGATTTAGCAGCAGCACCACCACTGTCATCGGGGACGGGGAGCGACGAATCTGAGTCCGGGTCCAACATAGCATTGTTTTGAGTGTGGCTAGGCCTGTTCTTGTCCAGCCAGAGAGCTGTCATCATCAGTGGAAGTGCATGGCTCGGACTCCTCCGGTTTGCTCTTCGCTGCTAGATTCAGCGAACGGGGACTCGTTCTCAGCGAATGAATGTCCTCGGAGGCTTGTCATTCTCCACACGGGCTGATGGACATTGCTGCACGCTGATACATTTCAGCAGCGAATTTCTTTGGTGCCTCTTTTCTCATTCGTTTTTTTAAATATTCGCTTCCTGATCGTTTTTGTCTCTTAGACATGGTAGCAAATTGTTTCAAATCTATATAGCTTACTTTTAGCTAAAATTATATCCActagtagtagctagctaacatcaacAGGCTAGGTTAGGCTATTGCCTTAATCACTAATCGGCTTCATCATAAACAAAACAATCATTTAACTGGCAGATTCCTTTTTATTAATGTTTCACAATTGGATAAtcccatataaacacacacatcacCATAGCTACCAAGATAGTGGGAGTGAATTTCGGGAGGAACAGGAATGGGGTGAGGGCGGGAACTGCAGCAACGCCATGAGCTGGTGGCTAGGGTGCGGTCGGCGGTGTAGCAGCCGAACAGGGGCGCCGGAGGGCGGCAGACAATTGTCAAAATGCTGCCCCAAATTCAAGTGCCGCTAGCCAGAGATTGAACCTTTTGTAGCGTTTTTGATGTGGCACTGCAACATTCACGTAGGCGAGCAAGGTCGATGACGCGAAAGAGTAAGAATGGCGCTGCTAAGATCAGAGAATCGTCTCCTTTGTATACACCTTCGTTCGAGGAGTacatacagtgcgttcggaaagtattcagaccccttgactttttccacattttgttacgttacaacattattctaaaatggattaaattgttttttttcccccttcaccaatctacaaacaataccccataatgaccaagcaaaaacacgtttttagaaatgtttgcaattttataaaataaaataaatggaaatatcacatttacataagtattcttaccctttactcagtacattgtagaagcaccttttgccttgattcttcttgggtatgatgctacaagcttggcacatctgtatttggggagtttctcccattcttctctgcagatcatctcaagctctgtccggttggatgggagcgttactgctgcacagctattttcaggtctgtccggagatgttcgatcaggttcaagtccaggctctggctgggccactcaaggacattcagagacttgtcccgaagccactcctgcgttgtcttggctgtgtgcttagggttgttgtcctgttggaaggtgaacattcgccccagtctgaggtcctgagcactctgggggaggttttcatcaaggatctctctgtacttagctccgttcatcctcgatcctgactagtcttccagtccctgctgctgaaaaacatctcaaaatcaattttagaataaggctgtaacgtaacaaaatgtggaaaaagtcgaggggtctgaatactttccgaatgcactgaacaaaaatataaatacaacatgccacaatttcaaagatttgactgagttacagttcatataaagaaatcagtcaattgaaatcaattcattaggccctaatctatggattaacATGACCGGgaaaacagatatgcatctgttggtcacagatacgttAACAAAAAGGTAGGggggtggatcagaaaaccagtcagtatctggtgtgaccaccctTTGCCtaatgcagcacgacacatctccttaacatagacttgatcaggctgttgattgtggcttgtggaatgttgccccactcctcttcaatgtctgtgctgaagttgctggatattggcaggaaccgGAACACGCTTattgtacacgttgatccagagcattaaagggtgacatgtctggtgagaatgcatgccatggaagaactgggaaatttttagcttccaggaaatgtgtacagattcttgcgacatggggccgtgcattatcatgctgaaacatacatcatacacgtggtctgcggttgtgaggctggttggacgtactgccaaatactctaaaacaacgttggaggtggcttatgccgctttggtggacattcctgcagtcagcatgccaattgcacgctccctcaaaacttgagacatctgtggcattgtgttgtgtgacaaaactgcacaatttagagtggccttctattgtccccaccacaagatgcacctgtgtaatgatcatgctgtttaattcgtttcttgataagccacacctgtcacgtggatggattatcttgacaaaggagaaatggtcacgaacaaggatgtaaacaaatttgtgcaaaacattttagagaaatacgtttttgtgcacatggaacatttctgggatcttttatttcagctcatgaaacatgggaccaacactttacatgttgcatttatatttttgttcagtgtagattaatCATCATGTGATCAAGTGAATGACTATGAGGACTCAAGAAAGGGTCTCTGTGGTTATGTTTGAACAACTAATGGATGATCAGTGATTCAACTtaacagacaggacaggctaAGATGGTTTAACAATGTAAATGATTGCTGAATGAGTGTGGTATGATTAGAGGCATGAAGGAAGTGTAGTCATTCAGGTCTGACTGGAGTCTTTACTTAGATTGTGATTTTAGTTAGGTGctgtgggtgaggaggggggtgggTGAAGGACAGAGGAGGACCACAATGACAGATTAAACTCAGGTTAATATTAACAATATTAACAATAATAACAGGTTAATAACAGGTTAATAACGCTCTGATATAAACCAAGGGCCTACTCACTTTACCAAGATATCTGACTATTGGGGAGTATAGGAGTCTGTGTTTGAATCCCATCTTGTCCAGATGCTCATTTAACGTGTGTGTTTATTCTCTTGCAGACATCCATGTAACCTGTCTGTTCTCAGAGGATTGTGTCCTGGCCTGCAGCTTCCAGCCTGGAAGTGAGGAAGTAATCCACTGGCTGAAACCAGAAGACAAGGACCTGACCGTCCACTCCTACTACTACAGTACAGATCAGCTCAAACAGCAGAGCCAGCGTTACAGAGGGAGAACAGCCCTGTTCAATGACCAGATCCCCAAAGGAAACGCTTCACTACTGCTGAGAGGACtcacactccaggaccagggcagATACAAGTGTTACACCAGCACTATTAAAGACAACAAGGAGTCCTTCATTAACATAGCAGTGGAGGGTAcggaatgtctgtctgtctgtctgtctgtctgtctgtctgtgatgatCACTTTATGGCTGCTCCATGTGTAATGTCTACTTTGTTGCAGCTCCAGTCCGCTTGGTGGACATACAGTTATCAGATGACATCCTCACCTGCAGTTCCACAGGTATCTACCCTGAGCCTAAACTCACCTGGTCCATTGACCCCCCCTCTGACCTTTCATTTGACCCTGGAACCATCCAGAACTCCACCAGCACCAAGGTGGATGACCGGGTCCTCTATGACATCACCAGCACAAAACAGTTTATCAGAGACCGAACCAACATCTGTACCGTGACCTCTGGGACAGTAGAAAGGACAGCGACCCTGAAACAGCAAGGTAATCAATTGATCAACCTGTTAATCAAACAATTTATAAATcaatgaataaattcatcaatcAATTTTTCTGGCTATAAACTCTACAAAAACAAGACAACAATGCGAGACAGTATGCAAAGAACAAGCTAAAAAGGCGCTTTCTTATGACATAATTTCAGATCCGGTCCAGGGTTCTCCAAGAAGTGAAGTGTCCATCCCCTGCAGTGTCTCTCAGTCTGACCTCCTGACCTTTAACCTCACCTGGAGGTTCAACCAGATAGACACCATCCTCACCTCCACCTACACCAAGGGTACATCTCAGATGTACATTGACGACCAGTGGAAGGAGCAGGTTCAGAGTTTGTCTGATTCTGGCAGCCTTCAGCTCCACAAGCTAACCATGGTCCACCAGGGAATCTACAGCTGTGAACTCTCTACTGCCAGAGACACTCACTTGGTCCTCACCTACCTGGAGATCACACCTGATAAACCATCTGATGGTACAAAGTTTACTTTTACTATTTACCCTCACTGTAAGTCACATGATCACATTCAACAATAAAACTGCAACTCTGTATTTTCTCCATCAGTTTCAGATGGACTGAGTCCAGGTTCAATCACTGGTATAAcaatagcagcagtagcagcagtgatTATAGCAGCAGTGATATGTTACCTGCTGAGAGGTAagttatgatgatgatgacttcATAATCTGTTGAAACATTTAACACAACCACCTCCTGATGGACAGAGAGGAGGGTTACATTGGTGGCTTTTGATGAACAGCTTTCAGATTCTGCTATTTTGCTGTCTCCCATCTCAAGGTTTTCTGCCCAAATTTAGACGTAACACGGACATCTGAAGAGTGAGTCACTCTCTGCCACAGGTTGACGTCCATGGAATATTAATGTCCTTATGGTTACATGCATTTACTCATACTAACTGTTTGTGTGTCTGAATCCTGCTAACTCACCATAAACTCACCTATCTCCCTCCAGCAAATACAAAT encodes:
- the LOC121569300 gene encoding V-set domain-containing T-cell activation inhibitor 1-like — its product is MARVQVFITLRDLVLVVILLWTATPTDGGDIHVTCLFSEDCVLACSFQPGSEEVIHWLKPEDKDLTVHSYYYSTDQLKQQSQRYRGRTALFNDQIPKGNASLLLRGLTLQDQGRYKCYTSTIKDNKESFINIAVEAPVRLVDIQLSDDILTCSSTGIYPEPKLTWSIDPPSDLSFDPGTIQNSTSTKVDDRVLYDITSTKQFIRDRTNICTVTSGTVERTATLKQQDPVQGSPRSEVSIPCSVSQSDLLTFNLTWRFNQIDTILTSTYTKGTSQMYIDDQWKEQVQSLSDSGSLQLHKLTMVHQGIYSCELSTARDTHLVLTYLEITPDKPSDVSDGLSPGSITGITIAAVAAVIIAAVICYLLRGFLPKFRRNTDI